A genomic window from Parafrankia irregularis includes:
- a CDS encoding helix-turn-helix domain-containing protein, producing MLIWVRAGRARVLLDGGTEFSLAGGEGIWTPQSYRNRALTITEPGTVAFPYWLDAGVGAWAPTKPTRFDVPDDWQDWLIQYFNLQVTPFTGHGYSPDGVADLLRGFDPRPTSSLRGGATTPSALFDPPTMPKAAGARAVAEELIRDPALDLTLKEWATRVPSSPRTLLREFLADTGLTFEQWRLRCRLTAAVEFLAAGYDVDQVAARVGFASRGGFRRAFQQQFGPTPHEFARELAAHALTGGLTGRAGTARQADNFVRLMRRGGAAAHAPDLLPAARTPLHTMDSHVLSWMYRGSGYLDIGLRRYERPRGVATWIPAGVEHITGLRQDSISLPLGNASTADLQLIEPIQVQFPRAWDDYLMFSSISARTSLRPVDYDPTRIIDLFAEQVAAQRALSVPMPTDPRGREAAMDYLRRIGVSAGATDFDLPADVHRLFHEQTGMTFARWRYAARMRMARDLLVGGAKPSSVAHRVGYAHLPTFSAAFTRFHGLSPREYQEREIGTA from the coding sequence ATGCTGATCTGGGTCCGTGCCGGTCGCGCGCGGGTGCTTCTGGACGGCGGAACGGAGTTCTCTCTCGCTGGCGGCGAAGGCATCTGGACGCCTCAGAGTTACCGAAACCGCGCTCTGACGATCACCGAGCCCGGCACGGTCGCTTTCCCGTACTGGCTCGACGCCGGCGTCGGGGCCTGGGCGCCGACCAAACCGACACGGTTCGACGTCCCCGATGACTGGCAGGACTGGCTGATCCAGTACTTCAACCTTCAGGTCACACCGTTCACCGGTCACGGGTACTCGCCTGACGGGGTAGCCGATCTTCTTCGTGGTTTCGACCCACGCCCAACCTCATCTCTGCGCGGCGGGGCCACCACTCCTTCGGCACTGTTTGATCCCCCGACCATGCCGAAGGCCGCCGGGGCGAGAGCAGTGGCCGAGGAACTGATCCGCGACCCCGCGCTCGACCTCACCCTCAAGGAATGGGCAACCCGGGTGCCCTCTAGTCCACGCACCCTGCTACGCGAGTTCCTCGCCGATACCGGGCTCACTTTCGAGCAGTGGCGACTGCGCTGCCGGCTGACCGCCGCCGTCGAGTTTCTGGCCGCCGGGTACGACGTTGATCAGGTGGCAGCGAGAGTGGGCTTCGCCAGCCGCGGCGGTTTCCGGCGCGCGTTCCAGCAGCAGTTCGGGCCGACCCCTCACGAGTTCGCCAGGGAGCTCGCCGCCCACGCGCTCACCGGTGGCCTGACCGGGCGAGCCGGCACAGCACGCCAGGCTGACAACTTCGTGCGCCTGATGCGGAGAGGCGGTGCTGCCGCCCATGCACCCGATCTGCTGCCCGCAGCCCGCACACCCCTGCACACCATGGACAGTCACGTGCTCAGTTGGATGTATCGCGGCAGCGGTTACCTCGACATCGGTCTTAGGCGCTACGAGCGACCGCGTGGCGTCGCGACCTGGATACCGGCGGGAGTCGAGCACATTACTGGGCTTCGCCAGGATTCCATCTCGCTGCCGCTCGGAAACGCCAGCACCGCCGATCTCCAACTGATCGAACCGATTCAGGTGCAGTTCCCGCGGGCGTGGGACGACTACCTGATGTTCTCCTCCATCAGCGCCCGAACCTCGCTGCGCCCGGTCGACTATGACCCGACCCGCATCATCGACCTGTTCGCCGAGCAGGTCGCCGCGCAGCGGGCACTATCGGTGCCGATGCCCACCGACCCTCGTGGGCGCGAAGCTGCCATGGACTACCTGCGCCGCATCGGGGTCTCTGCTGGAGCGACCGACTTCGACCTGCCCGCCGACGTCCACCGACTGTTCCACGAGCAGACTGGAATGACCTTCGCCCGCTGGCGCTACGCGGCCCGCATGCGCATGGCTCGCGACCTGCTCGTCGGCGGCGCCAAGCCCAGCTCCGTCGCCCACCGCGTCGGCTACGCTCACC
- a CDS encoding siderophore-interacting protein produces the protein MPKTSRGLTVHPLTLREVEVVRVVDLTPGMRRVTLGGRQLRAFTSANGFPQPAFDSTGFDDDLRLVFCYPDQAEPVLPVQKEKGLELPRDPRPLSRSYTVRRWNPATGELDVDIVKHGIGVGSTWAYRTQPGDRIHFHGPNASRALPQDADWLLVAGDDTAIPAIARLLDELPDDARAQVFVEVAEDAHRLELRALPRVEVTWLVRGDAEAGTTTLLVDAVRNSGWWDGRPFAWFAGERSTVRDLRRHLVEDRGVPKEDIEFTGYWRRGEVTALEADGAVPDPEKSITPFEKLHQLTELVPPIAIRTAVELGIPELISRGVSSVADLAVRADADERALGKLLRYLHALDVLTETEPGRYELTPVGEVLTVEFVADSLHPSGVGGREMLGVYGLTESIRTGRSSYASVTGQTFAEVRAEQDYEDRYLERLAEFQHALAMSIAKSGLLTGVRHLVIHSGGAGVQAREFVAAHPDLRVTICALPAQADWLSRDLPATIPDEQQRARVSVVEQSVFEPSPESDVVFISRAFKALPDADAAHALRRASENLLPGGRVLLVEEVFDTDDLDEHDGEADLVGLAVHGSGLRTAEELDTVITRSGLTRTETHIVGWGTTVHELVRNGTDWS, from the coding sequence ATGCCGAAGACCTCACGTGGGCTCACCGTGCACCCGCTGACCCTGCGAGAGGTCGAGGTGGTTCGGGTGGTGGACCTGACGCCGGGGATGCGACGGGTCACGTTGGGTGGCAGGCAACTTCGTGCGTTCACCTCGGCGAACGGATTCCCGCAGCCGGCGTTCGACTCGACGGGCTTCGACGACGACCTTCGGTTGGTGTTCTGCTACCCCGATCAGGCCGAGCCGGTGCTGCCAGTGCAGAAGGAGAAGGGCCTCGAGCTGCCGAGGGACCCCCGGCCGTTGTCAAGGAGCTACACAGTCCGTCGCTGGAACCCCGCGACCGGAGAACTGGACGTGGACATCGTCAAGCACGGTATCGGTGTCGGCAGCACCTGGGCGTACCGCACCCAACCCGGCGACCGCATCCACTTCCACGGCCCGAACGCATCGCGGGCGCTGCCGCAGGACGCGGACTGGCTTCTTGTCGCCGGCGACGACACAGCGATCCCCGCGATCGCCCGCCTGCTTGACGAGTTGCCCGATGACGCGCGGGCGCAGGTGTTCGTCGAGGTCGCCGAAGACGCTCATCGGCTGGAGCTGAGGGCTCTGCCGCGGGTTGAGGTGACCTGGTTGGTGCGCGGCGACGCCGAGGCGGGCACGACCACGCTTCTGGTGGACGCGGTCAGGAACAGTGGCTGGTGGGACGGTCGACCGTTCGCGTGGTTCGCGGGAGAGCGCTCGACGGTGCGGGATCTGCGTCGCCATCTGGTCGAGGACCGGGGTGTGCCCAAGGAGGACATCGAGTTCACCGGGTACTGGCGTCGTGGCGAGGTCACTGCCCTGGAGGCCGACGGGGCGGTGCCCGACCCCGAGAAGTCGATCACGCCCTTCGAGAAGCTCCATCAATTGACTGAACTGGTCCCACCGATCGCGATACGCACCGCCGTCGAGCTGGGCATTCCCGAGCTGATCTCGCGTGGTGTCAGCAGCGTGGCGGACCTGGCAGTCAGAGCGGACGCCGACGAGCGGGCGTTGGGCAAGCTGCTGCGCTACCTGCATGCCCTGGACGTGCTGACCGAGACCGAACCGGGCCGCTACGAACTTACGCCGGTGGGTGAAGTCCTGACCGTCGAGTTCGTCGCGGACTCCTTGCACCCGTCCGGGGTGGGAGGCCGGGAGATGCTCGGCGTCTACGGGCTCACCGAGTCGATCCGCACTGGCCGGTCGTCCTACGCCTCCGTCACGGGCCAGACCTTTGCCGAGGTGCGGGCCGAGCAGGACTACGAGGACCGCTACCTGGAACGGCTGGCCGAGTTCCAGCACGCGCTGGCTATGTCGATCGCCAAATCCGGCCTGCTTACCGGTGTCCGGCATCTGGTGATCCACTCCGGTGGCGCGGGGGTGCAGGCCCGCGAGTTCGTCGCCGCACATCCCGATCTGCGGGTGACGATCTGCGCGCTGCCCGCCCAGGCCGACTGGCTCAGCCGCGACCTGCCCGCCACGATCCCCGACGAGCAGCAGCGGGCGCGGGTCAGCGTGGTCGAGCAGTCGGTATTCGAGCCCAGCCCCGAATCGGACGTCGTATTCATCAGCCGCGCCTTCAAGGCGCTACCCGACGCCGACGCCGCCCACGCTCTCCGCCGAGCGTCCGAGAACCTCCTCCCGGGTGGGCGGGTGCTGCTGGTCGAGGAGGTCTTCGACACCGACGACCTCGATGAGCATGACGGCGAGGCCGACCTGGTCGGACTCGCGGTACATGGCTCCGGTCTACGCACCGCCGAGGAACTGGACACCGTGATCACCCGGTCTGGGCTCACCCGCACAGAGACGCACATCGTCGGCTGGGGCACCACCGTCCACGAACTCGTCCGCAACGGCACCGACTGGTCCTGA
- a CDS encoding ABC transporter substrate-binding protein, with product MKNRRKNASMTFIRPRRRSAALVAALLGTVILLAGCGSDDKNDQGDAVGATRTVEADNGTVEIPAHPKRIATLGRLTVSFLDLGGEPVGVTEVDASVLDLLPKEQQAAYKAAKLLGSGASEADLELLATLKPDLILFSAPESDFEQMKSQLESIAPTIFFGFSSDWKTRLSVTADATELTDALNEQKTEYEEKLAGFQGKYSKIIQDTTFGEVNRGSWQDAGMFSLNGSQCSEIARADIPLDIPDLGEGGEERSFEKIGDLSEFDVLIYPVDAEGKVAEGFVPVADSNAWKALPAVTSGKALGVYCFGDVSFTRSYRTYSQYLDSLDKALATLATAG from the coding sequence ATGAAGAACAGAAGGAAGAACGCGTCCATGACCTTTATCAGACCACGACGCCGCAGTGCGGCCCTTGTCGCCGCGTTGCTGGGCACCGTGATCCTCCTCGCGGGGTGCGGCAGCGACGACAAAAACGATCAAGGTGACGCGGTCGGAGCGACCCGCACGGTGGAGGCCGACAACGGCACGGTCGAGATCCCGGCGCACCCGAAGCGAATTGCAACGCTCGGGAGACTGACCGTGTCGTTCCTCGACCTCGGCGGCGAGCCGGTGGGCGTCACGGAGGTGGACGCTTCCGTGCTCGATCTACTGCCCAAGGAGCAGCAGGCCGCGTACAAAGCGGCCAAGCTCCTCGGCTCCGGCGCCAGCGAAGCCGACCTCGAGCTGCTGGCCACCCTCAAGCCCGACCTCATCTTGTTCTCCGCACCTGAGTCCGACTTCGAGCAGATGAAGTCGCAACTGGAATCGATCGCCCCGACGATCTTCTTCGGATTCAGCTCGGACTGGAAGACCCGTCTGTCCGTGACCGCGGATGCCACCGAGCTGACGGACGCTCTCAACGAGCAGAAGACCGAGTACGAAGAGAAACTCGCCGGGTTCCAGGGCAAGTACTCGAAGATCATCCAGGACACCACGTTCGGCGAGGTCAACAGAGGTTCCTGGCAGGACGCGGGAATGTTCAGCCTCAACGGCTCGCAGTGCTCGGAGATAGCTCGCGCGGACATTCCGCTCGACATCCCCGATCTGGGTGAAGGGGGCGAGGAGCGGTCGTTCGAGAAGATCGGCGACCTGTCCGAGTTCGATGTGCTCATTTACCCCGTGGACGCTGAGGGGAAGGTCGCGGAAGGTTTCGTCCCCGTGGCGGACTCGAACGCGTGGAAGGCCCTTCCCGCTGTGACATCCGGGAAGGCTCTGGGTGTCTACTGCTTCGGCGATGTCAGCTTCACCAGAAGCTATCGAACCTACTCTCAGTACCTGGATTCACTCGACAAGGCTCTGGCGACGCTCGCGACGGCGGGATGA